The sequence AGGCTGATTGGAACCGGGAATCAGGCCGGTGATGAGGGCTTTGTAGTCGAGCCAGCCATCCTGATGCATCTTCATAATAGCCGTGGCAGTAAAGTTTTTGGTGACACTGGCGAAACGATATACCGTGGTGGGGGTGAGGGGTTGTCGCCCGGCAGGAACTGAAGACGCGAAGTACGTATGGGTAGGTGTCTGAAGATACACGTTCATTGAAGGCACCGTATTGCCCAGACTTTTTTCCAGTTCCAATCGTACCTTGTCAACGGCTTGCTGCACTTTAAGGTCTAATGAATTACGGTGATCATCCAGGTTAATGAAGCTACAGCCAAAGAGCAACCCGGCCAGCCCGCCCGTCAGGAGAAGGTGAACAATAATGGTACCCGTAGTCGTATGCAGCAAATTGAGCCGATCACTCAGGCGCGTAAAAGAAAAAGTAGTCATCCTGGTTTATGGCTAGATTTTTTAAAAGATGGTCAATAACGGCCCGTAGGGAGAAAACCCTTACCCAGGCACTTAACGATTCACGATCTGGGCCGCTCGTAAGGCGGTGTACCGTACGCCGAATGCCACTTCCAGGAAATTAGCATTAGGATTAGCTGGTGGGCCACCGATTGCGATAAAGTTGGCGACCATCAGCACCGTCGTCTTGTTAGCCGGGTTATAGCGCAGCGTAGATACAAAACTTAGATGAGCACCGTCATGACCAAAGCCCAGGCCCTCGTTGAAGGTGATCCCCAACCCATAGACCCCGTGGGATACGTCGGCCACTTCCATCTCCTGCATCCTGGCTACAGTTTGGGGCGTCAGACCGGCTTTGCCCGTCATCAATAACTCGATCCAGCGGGTGATATCGGCTGGCGTTGAAACCATGTCGCCCTCTGTTACGTGCATCGACATGTTGTCTTCCGGCGTAGCTTCCACAGGCTGGCCGGGTACATATAGGTACGAGTTAATAAAGGGATCTTTCATGCGGTTATCGGTTCCCTGCCACACACCATATGTATTGGTCAACTGCAGGGGCTCCAGAAACTGGGTCCGGATGAATTCGCTGTACGACATGCCCGAGGCTATTTCAATGATCTTGCCCAGCAGGTTATAGCCCGTATTAGAATAACCGAATGTCGTGCCCGGCGTGAAGTTAGACAACTTGTTCTGGGCAACCACTCCCACCAGTTCGTCGAAGGTGAAGGTGTGAGTATCCTGCTTGAGGTCTTCCCGAACATAAAAAACGTAGTTTTTCTTGGCGTAGGGCTGATTGA comes from Spirosoma aureum and encodes:
- a CDS encoding serine hydrolase domain-containing protein, whose protein sequence is MKHLSMFALVVLLILGSATLESCVQDHLPPTNVQPQLQQLTDSLYQHLNQQLGIEKNKGGLFLQVNSPAGSNLVSTNIESGVQANSHFRIASLSKIFTAAAIMLLEQQGKLNINQFIPAYLPATPAYDILNKDKITIKQLLQHRAGVFDVTNQEIPETVNQPYAKKNYVFYVREDLKQDTHTFTFDELVGVVAQNKLSNFTPGTTFGYSNTGYNLLGKIIEIASGMSYSEFIRTQFLEPLQLTNTYGVWQGTDNRMKDPFINSYLYVPGQPVEATPEDNMSMHVTEGDMVSTPADITRWIELLMTGKAGLTPQTVARMQEMEVADVSHGVYGLGITFNEGLGFGHDGAHLSFVSTLRYNPANKTTVLMVANFIAIGGPPANPNANFLEVAFGVRYTALRAAQIVNR